A window of the Desulfovibrio sp. genome harbors these coding sequences:
- a CDS encoding branched-chain amino acid ABC transporter permease — translation MSKNSTAFKILGLALLLAFPFLPVISSEYVVHVAVLVMVYAVLAMGLNVLPGFCDLLDLGYVGFYGIGAYTAGILSLNHGVSFWVIVPGAVALGALCGVLRGAPTLRLSGDYFAIVTFGFTELVVLFLTNEIWLTRGPLGLPGIPPVAVSLEWLGIDWRYDFLSEVPYYYLALFMMAVVYVAMCRIEDSRLGRAWLAIKEDPLAAASCGVNLMTFKTVAFAFSAGVGAAAGCFMAQWSMFLAPDVFKFWESFLVLCMIVLGGLGNINGAIVGSVVLIALGEVLRVVLPNFGLPAETRFLAYGLIMILIMRFKPGGLFPTIAATSKKSRLILELKARLQAERTG, via the coding sequence ATGTCAAAAAATTCCACCGCCTTCAAAATCCTCGGACTGGCTTTACTCCTGGCCTTTCCTTTCCTGCCCGTCATCAGCAGCGAGTACGTGGTGCACGTCGCCGTGCTGGTCATGGTGTACGCCGTGTTGGCCATGGGCCTGAATGTCCTGCCAGGATTCTGCGACCTCTTGGACCTGGGATATGTGGGCTTCTACGGCATAGGGGCGTACACGGCGGGCATTCTGTCGCTCAACCACGGCGTGAGCTTCTGGGTCATCGTGCCCGGAGCCGTGGCCCTGGGCGCGTTGTGCGGCGTTTTGCGCGGGGCGCCCACACTCAGGCTTTCGGGCGACTACTTCGCCATCGTGACCTTTGGCTTCACGGAACTGGTGGTGCTCTTTCTCACCAACGAAATCTGGCTCACTCGCGGCCCGCTGGGCCTGCCCGGCATTCCTCCGGTTGCCGTAAGCCTCGAGTGGCTGGGCATCGACTGGCGCTACGACTTCTTGAGCGAAGTTCCGTATTATTACCTGGCCCTGTTCATGATGGCCGTAGTCTACGTGGCCATGTGCCGCATCGAGGACTCCAGGCTTGGCCGGGCCTGGCTGGCCATCAAGGAAGATCCCCTGGCCGCGGCCAGTTGCGGCGTCAACCTCATGACCTTCAAGACCGTGGCTTTCGCCTTCTCCGCCGGAGTGGGCGCCGCGGCGGGCTGCTTCATGGCCCAGTGGTCCATGTTCCTGGCCCCGGACGTGTTCAAGTTCTGGGAGTCCTTCCTGGTGCTGTGCATGATCGTGCTGGGAGGTCTTGGCAATATCAACGGGGCTATCGTCGGGTCGGTGGTGCTTATCGCGCTTGGCGAGGTGCTTCGTGTCGTGCTGCCCAACTTCGGGCTGCCGGCAGAGACGCGCTTTCTGGCCTACGGCCTCATTATGATACTCATCATGCGTTTCAAGCCGGGCGGGCTTTTCCCCACGATTGCCGCCACCAGCAAGAAGAGCAGGCTCATCCTGGAGCTTAAGGCCAGGCTGCAAGCAGAGCGGACGGGTTAG
- a CDS encoding branched-chain amino acid ABC transporter permease, whose amino-acid sequence MFEQQLFNGLTLGLIYALIAVGYTMVYGVIELINFAHGEIYMLGAFLCITFIQALGIPLFPAIALSMACCAAIGVFIDRIAYKPLRKAPRLAALITAIGVSIFLQNIAMIIWGSRPVPFVRAAVPKVFGETVFTLGSVNVSGLQLFIYAVTTAMMVGLTLIINKTKVGTAMRALAQNPVSAALMGINVDRVISFTFALGSSLGAVAGILVGMYYNTISATMGYNAGVKAFAAAVLGGIGSVPGAMLGGVVLGVAETLGAGYVSSQYRDGLGYAVMIAVILLRPSGLLGKSVGQKA is encoded by the coding sequence GTGTTCGAACAACAGCTATTTAATGGATTGACCCTTGGGCTCATCTACGCGCTTATTGCCGTGGGATACACCATGGTCTACGGCGTGATCGAGCTGATCAACTTCGCCCACGGCGAAATCTACATGCTCGGGGCCTTTTTGTGCATCACCTTCATTCAAGCCTTGGGCATCCCGCTTTTTCCGGCCATAGCCCTTTCCATGGCCTGTTGCGCGGCAATAGGCGTCTTTATTGACCGGATAGCCTACAAGCCCCTTCGCAAGGCTCCTCGCCTGGCCGCGCTCATTACGGCCATCGGCGTGTCCATCTTTCTGCAGAACATCGCCATGATCATCTGGGGTTCCCGTCCGGTTCCCTTCGTGAGAGCGGCGGTTCCCAAGGTGTTCGGCGAGACGGTGTTCACCCTGGGCTCGGTGAACGTCTCGGGGCTGCAATTATTCATCTACGCCGTGACCACGGCCATGATGGTGGGGCTGACGCTCATCATCAATAAGACCAAGGTGGGCACGGCCATGCGCGCCCTGGCCCAGAACCCGGTAAGCGCCGCGCTTATGGGAATCAATGTCGACCGGGTCATATCCTTCACCTTCGCCTTGGGTTCGAGCCTGGGAGCCGTGGCAGGCATCCTGGTGGGCATGTACTACAACACAATAAGCGCCACCATGGGCTACAACGCTGGTGTCAAGGCCTTCGCCGCCGCCGTGCTGGGCGGGATCGGCTCGGTCCCCGGAGCCATGCTCGGCGGGGTTGTTCTTGGTGTGGCCGAAACTCTTGGGGCGGGATATGTTTCGTCCCAGTACCGTGACGGCCTGGGGTACGCGGTCATGATCGCGGTCATTCTCCTGCGTCCCTCTGGCCTGCTTGGCAAGAGCGTGGGTCAAAAGGCTTAG
- a CDS encoding ABC transporter substrate-binding protein: MKFKHGLVVALAMAAFLAVGNLVLAADVIKIAVPTPLTGPAAGYGDNVKAGVAMKIEEINAKGGVNGKKIEAVYFDEQCDPKEAATVGTKIAGDKDLVAIVGHLCSGAHLAALPNYLRAGVAALSPTATNVNISEKGKDAKGQTWSFRNVYRDDFQGVFLADYMAKALGLKKVAVFFANSDYGIGLKDAFLKQAKANGLTIVGEEAYQEKSTDFTPQLTKIKGMAPEALFIAGYYAEGSLIADQAKKLGMDVPKFGADGLDNADYIKLAGPAGDNTYLTTPFLAETAGPEAKAFIDAYKAKFKRDVDWMSANAYDAAGMVIEAISKVGPDRAKVREYLAAINTKDKAYKGITGLTYFNDKGDCEKPAYVKMVKGGQFVPAEKQMTK, from the coding sequence ATGAAGTTCAAACATGGCCTGGTCGTGGCTCTCGCCATGGCCGCTTTCCTTGCTGTAGGCAATCTGGTCCTGGCGGCCGATGTGATTAAAATCGCCGTCCCCACTCCTCTTACCGGCCCCGCCGCCGGATACGGCGACAACGTCAAGGCCGGTGTGGCCATGAAGATCGAAGAGATCAACGCCAAGGGCGGCGTGAACGGCAAGAAGATCGAAGCCGTGTACTTCGACGAGCAGTGCGATCCCAAGGAAGCCGCCACCGTGGGCACCAAGATCGCCGGCGACAAGGACCTCGTGGCCATCGTGGGCCATCTGTGCTCCGGTGCCCACCTGGCGGCGCTGCCCAACTACCTGCGTGCCGGCGTGGCCGCTTTGTCCCCCACCGCCACCAACGTGAACATCTCCGAGAAGGGCAAGGACGCCAAGGGCCAGACCTGGAGCTTCCGCAACGTGTACCGCGACGACTTCCAGGGCGTTTTCCTGGCCGACTACATGGCCAAGGCCCTGGGGCTTAAGAAGGTTGCCGTGTTTTTTGCCAACTCCGACTACGGCATCGGCTTGAAAGACGCTTTCCTGAAGCAGGCCAAGGCTAATGGGCTTACCATTGTTGGCGAGGAAGCCTACCAGGAGAAGTCCACCGACTTCACTCCCCAGCTGACCAAGATCAAGGGCATGGCCCCCGAGGCGCTGTTCATCGCCGGCTACTACGCCGAAGGCTCGCTCATCGCCGACCAGGCCAAGAAGCTGGGCATGGACGTGCCCAAGTTCGGCGCCGACGGCTTGGACAACGCCGACTACATCAAGCTGGCCGGTCCCGCTGGAGACAACACCTACCTGACCACCCCGTTCCTGGCCGAAACCGCCGGCCCCGAAGCCAAGGCCTTCATCGATGCCTACAAGGCCAAGTTCAAGCGTGATGTTGACTGGATGAGCGCGAATGCGTATGACGCCGCCGGGATGGTCATCGAAGCCATTTCCAAGGTTGGTCCGGATCGCGCCAAGGTCCGGGAATACCTGGCAGCCATCAACACCAAGGACAAGGCGTACAAGGGCATTACCGGCCTGACTTACTTCAACGACAAGGGCGACTGCGAGAAGCCCGCTTATGTGAAGATGGTCAAAGGCGGCCAGTTCGTCCCCGCGGAAAAGCAGATGACGAAATAG